Sequence from the Cytophagia bacterium CHB2 genome:
GTTTTCGGCGGGGTGCAAATCTTCGATAATTTCTTGAAGTTTAGTATTCATAGGATTGCTCATGTCTTCATCAGAAATTTTGGTGCTCAAGCATGTTCAGACGCTTGCAAGAATTCGTCACGAGCGGTTTTTGTCGGCAGGCAAATCGTTCTTGAAAGTTTCGAGGTGAAATTGAATGCCGGACTTGGCGTCGGCTAAAGCCTCTTCATAAGTATCCCCTTCGCCAACGACGGCACCTTTTAAGCCAAGCGGATAGGCGACATAGCCGCCGGGAAATTTTTCAACAAGAACTTTGAATTGTCTCATAATGAAAATTCCTGTTGGAATTCCAAGCCTATAACCGAAAGTAAACAGCAACTACTATCAATATACGAAATCACTGCTGTCCGGTTAAATCTAGAAAGCCACCAAAGCAACTACGATTTTGACTAATATTTATCGGGACAAGATGCGATTCTATGCTTTGGCATAATTCTTCGAAGCTTGTTTTTGAGAAATTTTTATTTTTAGCTTTTTCTGAAGCTAACTCGTTATTCTTCGTTC
This genomic interval carries:
- a CDS encoding type II toxin-antitoxin system HicB family antitoxin; the encoded protein is MRQFKVLVEKFPGGYVAYPLGLKGAVVGEGDTYEEALADAKSGIQFHLETFKNDLPADKNRS